The Candidatus Dependentiae bacterium genome segment TACTTGTTTTTATTTAGTGTTTATCGTATTTTGCAAATTTAAATCATCAAACAATTATCCATAAAAAAAGTAATTTGGGATAATAAAACGCGAGACGCATTAATACCGCCCGGGGCATAAGTACATCAATACCGCGTAAAGCAATAACAAAGCAGCATCAACCGCGGGTGTCATCCCGGACTACGATCCGGGATCCAGTCTTATTTATTCTATCGCCCTGAGCTTACCCAGCCTTCGCCTAGGCTACGGCGGACAGGCGCACTGGGCTACCGTAAAGTCGCCTGCAGGCGCAGGCTCAAAATGTTAATTTTAAATATTAATTTTATGGTGTTCTTCTTGATTTAAAATATAATTTTTAATTCTTTTTACAGAATGCCTATCAATGGTTAATACACCATATCCCTCTTGCCAAGCAAAGTTTGGATCGAAATTTAATTTAATAAATCGAGACGAATTTGATTTTATTTTACACACAAGATCGGAAACTGTATTTTGAGGTTCAATTTGAACCAAAATATGAACATGATTTTCTATTCCACCAATTGCAATTAAATGCCAACCTTTTGTTTTAATAATTTGTCCTATATATAAATATAAATCTTTTTTAAATTCATTTTTAATATTTGGTTCTTTATTTTTTGTTTTCCAAACAACATGATAATAAAGTTTTGAATACACATGATTACTTTTCGTATACGATCCCCCAAGAATTGTTTGTTTTACAGGATATTATTTATATATATAAAGAATTATTTATCAAGAAGTTTTTGAGCCTGCGCCTGCAGGCGGCTTTGCGGTAGCCCAGTGCGCCTGTCCGCCGTAGCCTCGGCGAAGGCTGGATATGCTCTGGGCGTCTGCCCTGGGCGCCTTTACCCATATTTTCAATCTATCAAATAAAAATGGGCCGGTATTTCTACCGACCCACGCACATGGACCGTTACCGACCCATGAATTTCGACAATTAAAATCGATTAAAATTTCATGCCGATTTTGCCATATACTTGCCAGTTTTCGATACCATCGTTTCCGGCAAATTCATATGCACCGCCAATGCCAAGCATTAGAGGATATTCCCATTCTTTCCAGTTGTAGCCTACGCCTGCAAAAATCTTATGTGTATCCATTGATGGGGTTTCTGCAACTGTTGTATCAATATTATCTCTAATTAATTGATATGCAGTTGTGCCAAATACAACAGGGGCATCAAATGTAGCACCATCAACAACAGCATTATCGCTAGCTTTAGGTAAGAAATTTGTTACTAATAATGATGCTGTTCCAACCCAATCAGGATCAACAATAGCATGTGTTGCTGTTTGGAAATCTGTTCCCTTTAATTTAACATCTTCTCTTTCTTTCCAGAAGAAGTTATATCCTAAGTCTAATGTCCAGCCGCCATTATTGTATGTGAAGTAAAGTATTGCATCTACTTGACTGCCCGGTTCAACTTCAACATTTTTTGTCAAAACGTTTGCAGCTGGTATTGCAGTATTTCCGCCATCGGTACCAACATAACGATATTGTCCCCAATTTACAGAAGTTCCATCAGATTTTTTAAGACCTAATGTTCTCATTTCTGTATCTTCAAACATATATCTATAGTTTGCAACACCTGTTAATTTGATGTTTTGGTCATTCTTTTCCCAAAGTTTTACTGAGAAATCAAGAC includes the following:
- the tnpA gene encoding IS200/IS605 family transposase produces the protein MYSKLYYHVVWKTKNKEPNIKNEFKKDLYLYIGQIIKTKGWHLIAIGGIENHVHILVQIEPQNTVSDLVCKIKSNSSRFIKLNFDPNFAWQEGYGVLTIDRHSVKRIKNYILNQEEHHKINI